One Cellulomonas sp. NS3 genomic region harbors:
- a CDS encoding Nif3-like dinuclear metal center hexameric protein, producing the protein MTRDDALPLAEVVRLLERRYPPGTAESWDAVGLVTGDPRQPVRKVLLAVDPVAAVVDEAVAWGADLVLVHHPLLLRPVTSVAATTFKGALVHRLVRSGIALHVAHTNADAAHGGVAEALADAVGLVDQVPLVAQPVEALDKHVVFVPVANAERLVDALAAAGAGAIGEYSRCAWRTTGEGTFTPSERADPAVGRRGEVTTVVEARVEMVAPRRLRRAVTAAMRAAHPYEEVAFDVLELAREDGATGLGRVGRLPGPTTLRGLAELVAQALPATAQGVRFAGDPDGTVERVAVLGGSGDSLFDAVRAAGVDAYLTADLRHHPASELRERAEFEAAPGTPATPYLVDVAHFASEWPWLERAAADLRADALAAGATVETRVSTLRTDPWSGRVPSPDRPPSSEGTAP; encoded by the coding sequence GTGACCCGCGACGACGCCCTGCCCCTCGCCGAGGTCGTGCGGCTCCTGGAGCGCCGCTACCCGCCCGGGACCGCCGAGTCGTGGGACGCCGTCGGGCTCGTGACGGGCGACCCGCGCCAACCGGTGCGCAAGGTGCTGCTCGCCGTCGACCCGGTCGCCGCGGTCGTCGACGAGGCCGTCGCCTGGGGCGCCGACCTCGTGCTCGTGCACCACCCGCTGCTGCTGCGCCCGGTGACCTCGGTCGCCGCGACGACGTTCAAGGGCGCGCTGGTCCACCGGCTCGTGCGGTCGGGCATCGCGCTGCACGTCGCGCACACCAACGCCGACGCCGCGCACGGCGGGGTCGCCGAGGCGCTCGCCGACGCCGTCGGGCTCGTCGACCAGGTGCCGCTCGTCGCCCAGCCCGTCGAGGCGCTCGACAAGCACGTCGTGTTCGTCCCCGTCGCGAACGCCGAGCGGCTCGTCGACGCGCTCGCGGCCGCGGGGGCCGGCGCGATCGGGGAGTACAGCCGCTGCGCGTGGCGGACCACGGGGGAGGGCACGTTCACCCCGTCCGAGCGGGCCGACCCCGCGGTCGGCCGCCGGGGCGAGGTCACGACCGTCGTCGAGGCGCGCGTCGAGATGGTCGCGCCCCGCCGTCTGCGCCGTGCCGTGACCGCGGCGATGCGCGCGGCGCACCCGTACGAGGAGGTCGCGTTCGACGTGCTCGAGCTCGCGCGCGAGGACGGCGCGACGGGGCTCGGTCGCGTCGGGCGCCTGCCCGGGCCGACGACGCTGCGGGGCCTCGCGGAGCTCGTCGCGCAGGCGCTGCCGGCGACCGCGCAGGGCGTGCGCTTCGCGGGCGACCCGGACGGCACGGTCGAGCGCGTCGCGGTCCTCGGAGGGTCGGGCGACTCGCTGTTCGACGCCGTGCGCGCGGCCGGCGTCGACGCCTACCTCACCGCCGACCTGCGTCACCACCCCGCGTCGGAGCTGCGGGAGCGCGCCGAGTTCGAGGCCGCGCCGGGCACGCCCGCGACCCCGTACCTCGTCGACGTCGCGCACTTCGCCTCCGAGTGGCCGTGGCTCGAGCGCGCCGCCGCCGACCTGCGCGCGGACGCCCTCGCCGCCGGCGCTACGGTGGAGACCAGGGTCAGCACGCTGCGCACCGATCCGTGGTCCGGCCGGGTCCCGAGCCCGGACCGCCCCCCGTCGTCGGAAGGAACCGCCCCGTGA
- a CDS encoding zinc ribbon domain-containing protein: MTTAPPEDQRRLLDLQQLDTRLDQIAHRKRTHPVLARLAEVDSRLADLDTALVASRTAASDLRREVTKAETDVEQVRTRAARDQARLDSGSGSPKDLQALQSELASLARRQDELEEVELEVMERLEAHESALAGLTSAHAEVVAQKAELVAERDAAFAELDAEAEKVAVQRAELASPLDEKLLALYERLRGRLGGVAVAALRRGRSEGSGLQVPGTELARIKALPPEEIVYCEDSGRILVRGEDAF; this comes from the coding sequence GTGACCACCGCACCCCCCGAGGACCAGCGCAGGCTCCTCGACCTGCAGCAGCTCGACACGCGGCTCGACCAGATCGCGCACCGCAAGCGCACCCACCCGGTCCTGGCCCGGCTCGCCGAGGTCGACAGCCGCCTCGCCGACCTCGACACCGCGCTCGTCGCCTCCCGCACCGCCGCGAGCGACCTGCGCCGCGAGGTCACCAAGGCCGAGACCGACGTCGAGCAGGTCCGCACCCGTGCGGCGCGCGACCAGGCGCGGCTCGACTCCGGGTCCGGGAGCCCGAAGGACCTCCAGGCGCTGCAGAGCGAGCTCGCGTCGCTCGCGCGCCGGCAGGACGAGCTCGAGGAGGTCGAGCTCGAGGTCATGGAGCGGCTCGAGGCGCACGAGTCGGCCCTCGCCGGGCTGACGTCCGCGCACGCCGAGGTCGTCGCGCAGAAGGCCGAGCTCGTCGCTGAGCGCGACGCCGCGTTCGCCGAGCTCGACGCCGAGGCCGAGAAGGTCGCCGTGCAGCGTGCCGAGCTCGCGTCGCCGCTCGACGAGAAGCTCCTGGCGCTCTACGAGCGGCTGCGCGGCCGGCTCGGCGGCGTGGCGGTCGCGGCGCTGCGGCGCGGCCGGTCCGAGGGCAGCGGGCTCCAGGTGCCCGGGACCGAGCTCGCGCGCATCAAGGCGCTCCCGCCCGAGGAGATCGTGTACTGCGAGGACTCCGGGCGCATCCTCGTGCGCGGTGAGGACGCCTTCTGA